One window of the Natrinema sp. CBA1119 genome contains the following:
- a CDS encoding GNAT family N-acetyltransferase — protein sequence MSMYPTDSFESDIQRRVYEYVERNGAVTPAELVRSIEIDGGRAHSKPARSGAYTETVPPAPDDLQAALEALRADGYLTETDGKLRVALSATTTSLECEDEIVAIRPAREEDRAGVVETMRTVADDGTYVVAENVATELERERALVRANEEGSRIVFVAVRGQESVTDNVKADEDDESAVSTEPEEDASTADREVVGWLHLDAPELQPLRHTAEVTVGVDPRYRRQGIGSSLLEYGLEWASDAGYQKLYQNLPATNEAAIEFLEENGWQREGEHEGQYCLEGEFVDEIMLATWP from the coding sequence ATGAGCATGTATCCGACGGACTCGTTCGAGAGCGATATCCAGCGGCGGGTGTACGAGTACGTCGAGCGGAACGGTGCCGTCACGCCGGCCGAGTTGGTCAGGTCGATCGAGATCGACGGCGGTCGAGCCCACTCGAAACCCGCCCGATCGGGTGCGTATACCGAAACGGTACCGCCCGCACCGGACGACCTCCAAGCGGCGCTCGAGGCGCTGCGAGCAGACGGGTATCTGACCGAAACTGACGGCAAGCTTCGAGTCGCGCTCTCGGCCACGACCACGAGTCTCGAGTGCGAGGACGAAATCGTCGCGATCCGACCGGCGCGCGAGGAGGACCGGGCGGGCGTCGTCGAGACGATGCGGACGGTCGCCGACGACGGAACGTACGTCGTCGCCGAGAACGTCGCGACGGAACTCGAGCGCGAGCGGGCGCTCGTCCGGGCCAACGAGGAGGGCTCTCGGATCGTGTTCGTCGCGGTCCGCGGGCAAGAATCAGTTACAGACAATGTCAAGGCGGACGAGGACGACGAATCGGCGGTGAGCACCGAGCCGGAAGAGGACGCATCGACAGCGGACCGCGAGGTCGTCGGCTGGCTCCATCTCGACGCTCCCGAGCTCCAACCGCTCCGACACACGGCCGAAGTGACCGTCGGAGTCGATCCCCGGTATCGGCGGCAGGGGATCGGCTCGTCGCTGCTCGAGTACGGCCTCGAGTGGGCGTCCGACGCCGGTTACCAGAAGCTCTACCAGAACCTGCCGGCGACCAACGAGGCCGCGATCGAGTTCCTCGAGGAGAACGGCTGGCAGCGCGAGGGAGAACACGAGGGGCAGTACTGTCTCGAGGGCGAGTTCGTCGACGAGATCATGCTGGCAACGTGGCCCTAG
- a CDS encoding Cdc6/Cdc18 family protein, whose translation MIVDGRVLREDFVPSEVVHRHDEVNLLSETLEPLLSDGRPDPAFLFGPTGVGKTCIARYTLAQLREQEPAVRVAYVNCWQEYTRFRVLYRILEGVDRAVDVHRSTPKDELFERLSRTDDEPIVVILDEVDQLEETAALYDLHRLGHVSPVLIANREEELFASFDDRVRSRFHAGTRVRFDRYGTDELAAILAERAEKALEPGVVTDSQLRTVADAASGDARVGIGVLRSAARRAERQGLASITDDALEAAIPDARTAIRRKTVEGLIEHQRVLYDVIADAGEIEPGDLYEEYERRVDEPKTNRTLRNYLTKMVHYDLVEAVGKRRGRTYRLVDEDTEDDENDE comes from the coding sequence GTGATCGTCGACGGCCGCGTCCTGCGCGAGGATTTCGTGCCGAGCGAGGTGGTCCACCGCCACGACGAGGTGAACCTCCTCTCGGAAACCCTCGAGCCGCTGCTGTCCGACGGCCGACCGGATCCGGCCTTCCTCTTCGGGCCGACGGGCGTCGGCAAGACCTGTATCGCCCGGTACACGCTGGCCCAGTTGCGCGAACAGGAGCCGGCGGTGCGGGTCGCCTACGTCAACTGCTGGCAGGAGTATACGCGGTTTCGAGTCCTCTACCGGATCCTCGAGGGGGTCGATCGAGCCGTCGACGTCCACCGCTCGACGCCGAAAGACGAGCTGTTCGAGCGGCTCTCTCGGACCGACGACGAGCCGATCGTCGTTATTCTGGACGAGGTCGACCAGTTAGAGGAGACGGCCGCGTTGTACGATCTCCACCGATTGGGCCACGTCTCGCCCGTGTTGATCGCCAACCGCGAGGAGGAACTGTTCGCGAGCTTCGACGATCGGGTGCGCTCGCGGTTTCACGCCGGTACTCGGGTCCGCTTCGACCGGTACGGCACCGACGAACTCGCGGCGATCCTCGCCGAACGAGCCGAGAAGGCCCTCGAGCCGGGCGTGGTGACCGACTCCCAGCTACGGACGGTCGCCGACGCCGCCTCGGGCGACGCCCGCGTTGGGATCGGCGTGTTGCGATCGGCTGCCCGCCGCGCGGAGCGCCAGGGCCTGGCGTCGATCACCGATGACGCGCTCGAGGCGGCGATCCCGGATGCGCGGACGGCGATCCGCCGGAAGACCGTCGAGGGGCTGATCGAACATCAGCGGGTGCTCTACGACGTGATCGCTGACGCGGGCGAGATCGAGCCCGGTGACCTATACGAGGAGTATGAGCGCCGGGTCGACGAGCCGAAGACGAACCGCACCCTGCGGAACTACCTGACGAAGATGGTCCACTACGATCTGGTCGAGGCCGTCGGCAAGCGCCGGGGCCGGACCTATCGGCTCGTCGATGAGGATACTGAGGACGACGAGAACGACGAGTGA
- a CDS encoding DNA polymerase domain-containing protein — translation MSPYTVEFEDGIVREWTLTESGAEPAVVEDYAPSVFASGPNDALADLRERLEADPKVVATHSERRPTSLHEAHAGERSRVLRADLERVGEVRTLAREIRGVHAREAHAPGAVRLFDVDLAPGFRYCLDRGLDPTPTRDLRTLRLALDEAALADDDVSALEVGGESVDGDATRALRTCQRRLEQRDPDVLVVNHADLIPLLERHAEALGLADVHLGRLPGWTALAGENTYASYGKVGHSPARYRIPGRAIVDTSNSFLWHQSGLAGIRYMVERTGRPLQEAAWGSIGTLLTSRQVRLARQKRDVLAPWNKWEPERFTDVETLHAADRGGFTFAPEVGFHENVHEIDFASLYPRIICEHNVSPETVGCDCGAADGTAATDESADGTHRVPELEYEICETDGFLPAVLEPLIADRAESKRRLETDLPEEEAARLRAESGAIKWVLVSCFGYQGYRNAKFGRIECHEAINAYAREIALTAKRRLEDAGWRIVHGIVDSLWVTPRVDEPEPLEAVIGTVSETTGIPLEHDGSYEWVCFVPLRDSIGGVGSGEGSSPDSTRAGEGTRTRARGASAGALTKYFGKRTSGEYKFRGIELRQRSTSAVVADGQRAFVEALDRERDPEAVCDVLGRRLNELREGRVDPAALAITNRVSKSLTDYDRRTHTVAALERYDRRGIDRHPGQSVEYVVADDDSRGPERVRLALEEPSEYDADYYATLLVRACESVISPLGWDRARIRRSLRDGRTVRLSTFVD, via the coding sequence ATGAGCCCCTACACCGTCGAGTTTGAGGACGGCATCGTCCGCGAGTGGACCCTGACCGAGTCGGGTGCCGAGCCCGCGGTTGTCGAGGACTACGCCCCGTCGGTGTTCGCCTCCGGTCCGAACGACGCGCTCGCGGACCTGCGAGAGCGTCTCGAGGCGGATCCCAAAGTCGTCGCGACCCATTCCGAGCGGCGGCCGACGAGCCTCCACGAGGCCCACGCGGGCGAGCGAAGTCGGGTCCTGCGAGCCGACCTCGAGCGCGTCGGCGAGGTCCGGACGCTGGCCCGCGAAATTCGGGGCGTCCACGCGCGCGAGGCCCACGCCCCCGGCGCAGTTCGGCTGTTCGACGTGGACCTCGCGCCGGGGTTTCGCTATTGCCTCGACCGCGGGCTCGATCCGACGCCGACGCGCGACTTGCGGACGCTCCGACTCGCCCTCGACGAGGCCGCGCTGGCCGACGACGACGTGTCGGCGCTGGAAGTCGGGGGCGAGTCCGTCGACGGCGATGCGACGCGCGCGCTACGGACGTGCCAGCGCCGCCTCGAGCAGCGAGACCCCGACGTCCTCGTCGTGAACCACGCCGATTTGATTCCGCTGCTCGAGCGCCATGCCGAGGCGCTGGGGCTCGCGGACGTTCACCTCGGACGGCTACCGGGGTGGACCGCGCTCGCGGGCGAGAACACGTACGCGAGCTACGGGAAAGTGGGTCACTCGCCCGCGCGGTACCGGATTCCGGGGCGGGCGATCGTTGATACGTCGAACAGCTTCCTCTGGCACCAGTCGGGGCTGGCGGGGATCCGCTACATGGTCGAGCGGACGGGTCGCCCGCTACAGGAAGCCGCGTGGGGAAGCATCGGCACGTTATTGACCTCGAGACAGGTCCGGCTGGCCCGGCAAAAGCGGGACGTGCTCGCGCCGTGGAACAAGTGGGAACCCGAGCGCTTTACCGACGTCGAGACGCTGCACGCGGCCGACCGCGGCGGCTTCACGTTCGCTCCTGAGGTCGGCTTCCACGAGAACGTCCACGAGATCGACTTCGCGTCGCTGTATCCGCGAATCATCTGCGAGCACAACGTCAGTCCAGAGACGGTCGGCTGTGACTGCGGGGCCGCCGACGGGACGGCTGCGACCGACGAGTCCGCCGACGGGACGCATCGCGTTCCCGAACTCGAGTACGAGATCTGCGAGACCGACGGATTTCTCCCCGCCGTCCTCGAGCCCCTGATTGCCGACCGAGCCGAGAGCAAGCGGCGACTCGAGACCGATCTCCCCGAGGAGGAGGCCGCGCGACTCCGGGCCGAGTCGGGCGCGATTAAGTGGGTCCTCGTCTCCTGTTTCGGCTATCAGGGCTACCGAAACGCCAAGTTCGGTCGGATCGAGTGCCACGAGGCGATCAACGCCTACGCTCGGGAGATCGCCCTGACTGCCAAACGCCGGCTCGAGGACGCGGGCTGGCGGATCGTCCACGGCATCGTCGACAGCCTCTGGGTGACGCCGCGGGTCGACGAGCCGGAGCCGCTCGAGGCCGTGATTGGCACGGTTTCCGAGACGACCGGGATCCCCCTCGAGCACGACGGCAGTTACGAGTGGGTGTGTTTCGTGCCGTTGCGCGACTCGATCGGGGGCGTCGGCTCCGGCGAGGGGTCCAGCCCCGATTCGACGCGTGCTGGTGAGGGGACGAGGACACGCGCACGAGGTGCGTCCGCGGGCGCGTTGACGAAATACTTCGGCAAGCGAACGAGCGGCGAGTACAAATTCCGCGGGATCGAACTGCGCCAGCGGAGTACGTCGGCGGTCGTCGCGGACGGGCAGCGCGCGTTCGTCGAGGCGCTCGACCGCGAGCGCGATCCCGAGGCAGTCTGTGACGTGCTCGGCCGACGATTGAACGAACTTCGGGAGGGACGCGTCGATCCGGCGGCGCTCGCGATCACGAACCGCGTCTCGAAGTCCCTCACCGACTACGACCGACGGACCCACACCGTGGCTGCGCTCGAGCGGTACGACCGCCGCGGGATCGATCGCCACCCCGGCCAGTCGGTCGAGTACGTCGTCGCGGACGACGATTCGCGCGGCCCCGAGCGCGTCCGACTCGCGCTCGAGGAGCCCTCGGAGTACGACGCCGACTACTACGCGACGCTGCTCGTGCGGGCCTGCGAGAGCGTCATCTCGCCGCTGGGTTGGGACCGCGCCCGGATCCGGCGGTCGTTGCGCGACGGCCGGACGGTCCGGCTGTCGACGTTCGTCGACTGA